A portion of the Paenibacillus hamazuiensis genome contains these proteins:
- the ltrA gene encoding group II intron reverse transcriptase/maturase, which translates to MKEGKGEVGFREGVEVPRKRRWHSLIDKIWAMPNLEEAFREVKRNRGAAGVDGVTIKVFESELERNLRTLQQELRAKAYKPMPVRRMYISKENGGQRPLGIPAIRDRVVQAATRRILEPIYEATFMECSFGFRPGRSAHMALENIRKDLMDGYVYVIDADLKSYFDLIPHDKLLKAVKEEVVDGSVLKLIESFLKSGVMENGSFHLNEQGSPQGGVISPLLANIYLNPLDKLMTERKHRITRYADDFVICCKSQKGAERVLQGVIRLLEQELGLKVHPEKTKIVNNLEQSFMFLGHEFKPGFWVTPSSKAKQKFKERVKAITRRNQTVNVEQLIRKKLNPYLRGWGSYFGWGNVGSLMREYDAWIRRRLRMVQLRSWKKPKNFYRALRKNKWRGELPKMRMFAWRSSLSKPASVAMPNDWFRERGLVFLVDIYNEHHPQRG; encoded by the coding sequence ATGAAGGAAGGAAAAGGAGAGGTAGGCTTTCGTGAGGGAGTAGAAGTCCCGAGAAAACGCAGATGGCACAGCCTCATCGACAAGATATGGGCGATGCCGAACCTTGAGGAGGCATTCCGGGAGGTCAAGCGCAACCGGGGAGCAGCGGGAGTAGACGGAGTGACCATAAAGGTATTCGAGAGTGAACTGGAGCGTAACTTAAGAACGCTTCAGCAGGAGCTGCGGGCGAAGGCATACAAGCCGATGCCGGTCAGGCGCATGTACATTTCCAAGGAAAATGGGGGTCAAAGGCCGCTCGGGATACCCGCAATTCGCGATCGCGTAGTACAGGCGGCGACCCGCCGAATCCTCGAACCGATTTACGAGGCGACATTTATGGAGTGTAGTTTTGGGTTTCGCCCGGGACGCAGTGCACACATGGCGCTGGAGAACATTCGGAAAGATCTCATGGATGGATACGTTTATGTGATCGACGCCGACCTGAAATCGTATTTCGATCTCATTCCACATGACAAGTTGCTTAAGGCCGTCAAGGAAGAAGTGGTGGATGGTAGTGTCCTAAAGCTCATAGAAAGCTTCTTAAAGTCCGGAGTCATGGAGAACGGAAGTTTTCACCTGAACGAGCAAGGAAGTCCACAGGGTGGGGTTATTAGTCCGCTTTTGGCGAATATCTACCTAAACCCGCTGGATAAGCTCATGACTGAACGGAAGCACCGTATAACACGGTACGCCGATGATTTTGTGATCTGCTGCAAATCCCAAAAGGGGGCAGAGAGGGTACTCCAAGGTGTTATTCGTCTACTGGAACAAGAGCTTGGGCTCAAAGTACACCCGGAGAAAACCAAGATCGTGAACAACTTGGAACAGTCCTTTATGTTCCTAGGTCATGAGTTTAAACCGGGATTTTGGGTTACTCCATCCTCGAAAGCCAAACAGAAATTTAAAGAACGCGTGAAAGCAATTACGCGGCGGAACCAAACGGTGAATGTGGAACAGCTGATCCGAAAGAAGTTGAATCCATATTTACGTGGATGGGGTAGCTATTTTGGCTGGGGCAACGTAGGAAGTCTGATGAGAGAGTACGATGCATGGATAAGGAGAAGGCTCCGGATGGTACAGTTGCGGAGCTGGAAAAAGCCGAAGAACTTCTACAGGGCACTAAGAAAGAATAAGTGGAGGGGAGAGCTTCCCAAGATGCGTATGTTCGCATGGAGAAGCTCGCTATCCAAGCCAGCCAGTGTTGCAATGCCAAACGATTGGTTCAGAGAAAGAGGTCTCGTTTTTCTCGTAGACATCTATAATGAACATCATCCCCAGCGGGGATAA